Proteins from a single region of Pyrus communis chromosome 6, drPyrComm1.1, whole genome shotgun sequence:
- the LOC137738031 gene encoding probable protein phosphatase 2C 40, whose product MRGETMVKTKGELKVSFGYQCNSNRGSFCEDSDEYETLPELRRNSSFSCLSGAAIGANATLANTNICNGLIGVEILPSWDSPNSFRRVPSSPAMSRLDILSSSLQSSMSNLSCSPSTPDSDSYLMKTTSPSRNEGFLNGMEVQVAGGAAGEDRVQAVCSEENEWLFCAIYDGFNGRDAADFLAGTLYETIVFHFNSLDWESSQESIKTSNGLDIDGSLPCIGDGRNTISKERFSSRIYTQKDSSVDHISENAPCAKVKTSTDSFRHRVLDSLQQALSQAENDFLYMVDQEMVDRPDLVSVGSCVLVVLLHGKDLYTLNLGDSRAVLATYSDGYLMSRSERLKAIQLTDSHTVDDESERMRVLCEHPDDPMTVVAGKVKGKLKVTRAFGVGYLKKKNLNDALMGILQVRNLISPPYVSTQPSLNVHRISISDCFVVLGSDGLFDFFTNDEAVKLVHSYILSNPSGDPAKFLLEQLVVRAANSAGFSMEELMNIPAGRRRKYHDDVTVMVIILGTNQRTTRASTCV is encoded by the exons ATGCGCGGAGAGACTATGGTTAAAACTAAAGGAGAACTAAAAGTAAGCTTTGGCTATCAATGCAATAGCAACAGAGGCagtttttgtgaggattccgaTGAATATGAAACCTTGCCTGAACTCCGAAGGAACAGTAGTTTCTCTTGCTTGTCTGGTGCTGCAATAGGAGCAAATGCCACTCTGGCAAACACAAATATCTGCAATGGTTTGATAGGGGTAGAAATACTTCCTAGTTGGGACTCTCCTAATTCATTTCGTAGAGTTCCCTCTTCACCAGCTATGTCGAGGTTGGATATATTATCATCTTCTCTTCAGAGTAGTATGTCAAACTTAAGTTGCAGTCCGTCTACGCCTGATTCTGATTCTTACTTAATGAAAACCACGAGTCCTTCCAGAAATGAAGGTTTTCTTAATGGTATGGAAGTGCAAGTGGCAGGTGGAGCTGCTGGTGAAGACAGGGTTCAAGCTGTTTGTTCTGAAGAAAATGAGTGGCTCTTTTGTGCAATTTATGATGGTTTCAATGGAAGAGACGCAGCTGATTTTCTGGCTGGGACTCTGTATGAAACCATCGTATTTCACTTTAATTCATTAGACTGGGAATCAAGTCAGGAATCCATCAAAACTTCTAATGGTCTAGATATAGATGGGTCCCTTCCATGTATAGGAGATGGTAGAAATACTATCAGCAAAGAAAGATTTTCATCCAGAATTTATACACAAAAGGATTCAAGTGTTGACCATATCTCTGAGAATGCTCCATGTGCTAAAGTAAAAACATCAACTGATTCATTTAGGCACAGGGTGCTTGATAGTCTCCAACAAGCTCTTAGTCAGGCTGAGAATGATTTTCTGTACATGGTTGACCAGGAAATGGTGGATCGCCCAGATTTAGTTTCTGTTGGGTCTTGTGTTTTAGTTGTGCTTCTACATGGGAAGGATTTGTACACACTAAATTTAGGTGACAGCCGAGCTGTATTGGCAACATATAGTGATGGTTATTTAATGAGTCGGAGTGAGAGGTTAAAAGCTATCCAGCTCACTGATAGTCATACAGTTGATGACGAAAGTGAAAGAATGCGAGTTTTGTGTGAACATCCTGACGATCCCATGACCGTCGTGGCTGGAAAAGTAAAAGGGAAATTGAAGGTCACTCGAGCTTTTGGAGTTGGTTACTTGAAAAAG AAAAACCTGAATGATGCATTGATGGGAATTCTTCAAGTTCGTAACCTTATAAGCCCACCATATGTTTCCACTCAACCATCGTTGAATGTGCATAGAATATCAATATCTGATTGCTTTGTAGTACTTGGTAGTGATGGCTTGTTTGACTTTTTTACCAATGACGAGGCAGTAAAGCTTGTCCACTCCTATATCTTGAGCAACCCCTCCGGCGATCCAGCTAAGTTTCTGCTTGAGCAGCTTGTAGTAAGAGCAGCCAATTCTGCAG GTTTCAGTATGGAAGAACTCATGAACATTCCAGCAGGAAGGCGGAGGAAGTATCACGACGATGTAACAGTAATGGTGATTATTCTCGGTACAAATCAGCGCACGACAAGGGCGTCAACTTGCGTGTAA